In a genomic window of Streptomyces sp. SJL17-4:
- a CDS encoding mycoredoxin: MQGTVTMYSTTWCGYCRRLKSQMDREGIAYTEINIEQDPDSAAFVEKANGGNQTVPTVLFPDGSTLTNPSLAQVKQALSV; this comes from the coding sequence ATGCAGGGCACTGTGACGATGTACAGCACCACGTGGTGCGGCTACTGCCGTCGGCTGAAGAGCCAGATGGACCGCGAGGGCATCGCGTACACCGAGATCAACATCGAGCAGGACCCCGATTCGGCGGCGTTCGTCGAGAAGGCCAATGGCGGAAACCAGACCGTTCCGACGGTCCTCTTCCCGGACGGCTCGACCCTGACGAACCCGAGCCTCGCCCAGGTGAAGCAGGCACTCAGCGTCTGA
- the nudC gene encoding NAD(+) diphosphatase codes for MSTLKNAPLKNVPADRPISLTAPSGIDRAAHHRLDEAWLAAAWSHPTTRVFVVSGGQVLIDDTADGTTELVMTPAFEAPVTETHRYFLGTDADGVSYFALQKDSLPGRMDQSARPAGLREAGLLLSDRDAGLMVHAVALENWQRLHRFCSRCGERTVIAAAGHIRRCQACGAEHYPRTDPAVIMLVTDEEDRALLGRQVHWPEGRFSTLAGFVEPGESIEQAVVREVFEEAGVTVGEVEYIASQPWPFPSSLMLGFFARATSSEITVDGEEIHEARWFSREDLAAAFESGEVLPPYGISIASRLIERWYGKPLPKPGDVI; via the coding sequence GTGAGCACCTTGAAGAACGCGCCCTTGAAGAACGTGCCGGCGGACCGCCCGATCTCGCTCACCGCTCCGAGCGGCATCGACCGCGCCGCGCACCACCGTCTCGACGAGGCATGGCTGGCGGCGGCCTGGAGCCACCCCACCACGCGGGTCTTCGTGGTCTCCGGGGGGCAGGTGCTGATCGACGACACGGCCGACGGCACCACCGAACTCGTCATGACCCCGGCCTTCGAGGCCCCGGTCACCGAGACCCACCGCTACTTCCTGGGCACGGACGCCGACGGCGTCTCCTACTTCGCGCTCCAGAAGGACTCCCTGCCCGGCCGCATGGACCAGTCCGCCCGCCCCGCCGGGCTCCGCGAGGCCGGACTGCTGCTGTCGGACCGGGACGCGGGCCTCATGGTGCACGCGGTCGCCCTGGAGAACTGGCAGCGCCTCCACCGCTTCTGCTCGCGCTGCGGCGAGCGCACGGTCATCGCCGCCGCCGGGCACATCCGCCGCTGCCAGGCGTGCGGAGCCGAGCACTACCCGCGGACCGACCCCGCGGTGATAATGCTGGTCACGGACGAGGAGGACCGGGCGCTGCTCGGCCGCCAGGTCCACTGGCCCGAGGGCCGCTTCTCGACCCTCGCCGGTTTCGTCGAGCCCGGCGAGTCCATCGAGCAGGCGGTGGTCCGCGAGGTCTTCGAGGAGGCCGGGGTCACGGTCGGCGAGGTCGAGTACATCGCCAGCCAGCCCTGGCCGTTCCCGTCCAGCCTGATGCTCGGCTTCTTCGCCCGCGCGACCTCCTCGGAGATCACCGTGGACGGCGAGGAGATCCACGAGGCCCGCTGGTTCTCCCGCGAGGACCTGGCCGCCGCCTTCGAATCGGGCGAGGTGCTCCCGCCCTACGGCATCTCGATCGCCTCCCGGCTGATCGAGCGCTGGTACGGCAAGCCGCTGCCGAAGCCCGGCGACGTGATCTGA